In the Roseimicrobium gellanilyticum genome, one interval contains:
- a CDS encoding glycosyltransferase family 4 protein — protein sequence MPRPRLAYLYSRYPVVSQTFCDSEMLALEGMGFDLEVFSLNPPPDSFRHERLDRLRAEIHYPAPEEARNAQVKQPEFETQLGALIKDHDQRYGKSFKSRTRARNAWHFAPRLRALGVKHVHVHFANRATHSALFLKKLGFTFSFTAHAQDFMVDLGSDDLLREMVREAEFVVAVSDFSRSLLCQTCPGNEAKILRIYNGIELDDFPVAQPAASGSSLRLVSVGRLIEFKGFQHLIPSMTLLKQRGVNAELHIIGEGPARTELEGLITDAGLQQEVKLLGVRSQEQIKRELAEAHAFVLPSIVDSKGASDILPTVITEAMACHLPVVSTTVAGIPEMVRHGETGLLVEPKDEAGMAEALMQLAAQPELRVRMGAAGRKHADMLFALSVTAGALGENFNKVAQSSSQRVEAPIVYVMDDADAEASALHSIANEERLRIIAGGIAGAAAELSPALLNKLEWIPDAVVLESLWLRRTAWRHQIEKLRTALGDALDGEEFYRQARRAVWYAESLPKRGAKVVHAYRSDAVVCVWLVKKLTGLRTTAAIEDAPSLSRAALAKLILDFDLVSVSDEKLCAALPRGVEDTLKLQKPPTHRKLNLGPLKLKVRNTAPVEDRSVMERAWLEKLISLSQKPLHA from the coding sequence ATGCCCCGCCCTCGCCTGGCCTACCTTTACAGCCGCTACCCCGTGGTCTCGCAGACTTTTTGCGACTCGGAAATGCTCGCGCTCGAAGGCATGGGCTTTGATCTGGAGGTATTCTCTTTGAACCCTCCCCCGGACTCCTTCCGGCATGAGCGCCTCGATCGACTGCGTGCCGAGATCCACTATCCCGCCCCGGAAGAAGCGCGGAACGCACAGGTGAAGCAGCCAGAGTTCGAGACCCAGCTCGGGGCTCTCATCAAGGACCACGACCAGCGCTACGGGAAGTCCTTCAAATCCCGCACCCGCGCCCGCAATGCGTGGCACTTCGCTCCGAGGCTCCGTGCCTTGGGGGTGAAACACGTGCATGTGCACTTCGCCAACCGTGCCACGCACTCCGCGCTCTTCCTGAAGAAGCTCGGCTTCACCTTCAGCTTCACCGCACATGCCCAGGACTTCATGGTCGATCTGGGCAGCGATGATCTCCTGCGCGAAATGGTGCGTGAAGCGGAGTTCGTGGTGGCCGTGAGTGATTTCTCACGCAGCTTGCTCTGCCAGACCTGCCCGGGAAATGAGGCCAAGATCCTGCGCATCTACAATGGCATTGAGTTGGATGACTTCCCGGTGGCGCAGCCCGCAGCGAGCGGTTCGTCACTGCGTCTGGTGAGCGTGGGTCGCCTGATTGAGTTCAAGGGTTTCCAGCATCTCATTCCTTCCATGACGCTGCTGAAGCAAAGAGGTGTGAATGCAGAGCTGCACATCATCGGTGAAGGCCCCGCACGCACGGAGCTTGAAGGTCTGATCACAGATGCAGGCCTGCAGCAGGAGGTGAAGCTTCTGGGAGTACGCAGCCAGGAGCAGATCAAACGCGAACTGGCGGAAGCCCATGCCTTCGTGTTGCCCAGCATCGTCGACTCCAAGGGCGCGTCCGATATTCTTCCCACCGTGATCACCGAGGCCATGGCATGTCACCTGCCCGTGGTGAGCACCACGGTGGCAGGCATTCCGGAGATGGTGCGCCATGGTGAAACGGGCTTGCTCGTGGAGCCCAAGGATGAAGCGGGCATGGCCGAGGCGCTGATGCAGCTCGCTGCACAACCGGAACTTCGTGTCCGGATGGGTGCAGCGGGGCGCAAGCATGCAGACATGCTCTTCGCCCTTTCTGTTACTGCCGGCGCCTTGGGAGAGAACTTCAACAAGGTGGCGCAATCATCATCGCAACGCGTGGAAGCGCCGATCGTCTATGTGATGGATGACGCCGATGCCGAAGCGTCCGCACTGCACTCCATTGCGAACGAAGAGCGGCTGCGCATCATCGCCGGCGGCATTGCAGGAGCTGCCGCTGAGCTTTCCCCAGCGTTGCTCAACAAGCTCGAATGGATTCCTGATGCCGTGGTGCTGGAGAGCCTGTGGCTGCGTCGCACCGCCTGGCGTCATCAGATTGAAAAGCTGCGCACAGCACTGGGAGACGCCCTCGATGGAGAAGAGTTTTACCGCCAGGCCCGCCGTGCTGTGTGGTATGCTGAGTCGTTGCCCAAGCGCGGCGCCAAGGTTGTGCATGCCTACCGTTCAGATGCCGTGGTGTGTGTGTGGCTGGTGAAGAAACTCACCGGCCTGCGCACGACCGCCGCCATTGAGGATGCACCCAGCCTCAGCCGCGCAGCGCTTGCAAAGCTCATTCTAGATTTTGATCTCGTGAGCGTCTCAGATGAGAAGCTGTGCGCCGCTCTTCCCCGGGGTGTGGAAGACACCCTGAAACTGCAGAAGCCCCCGACCCATCGCAAGCTCAACCTGGGACCGCTGAAGTTGAAGGTGCGTAACACGGCTCCGGTGGAAGATCGGAGCGTCATGGAGCGCGCCTGGTTGGAGAAGTTGATCTCGCTATCGCAAAAACCATTGCATGCCTGA
- a CDS encoding glycosyltransferase family 2 protein codes for MPERVAIVIPCYNHARYVGEALESVLAQTRKPDRILVIDDGSKDNSVEVLRSFEKRGVEVGARENRGAHNTINELVAKAATDCDFIGILNSDDRYLPDRVAKCLLSAQEHPGKAVFSTKLRVIDGDGALMPEDAPRSRWFHGAWTLGAQEGVDISEWLGQANFIATTTNVFARASYLHANPMRDYRFIHDYFFLSTAALENQIQIVPEVLLEYRVHGSNTIATKPEPLIKEMIRLQLDFYKHHAARLQSNAQFRERFYRYVRSTWDSISSLHAGLVQVALAQLAAKTNDAELEEIAALLTGPEMEVFPNKELTTSLGASSASGGIAAGAGALAQRVTELKQTVTREKAERETLAALARLRQSLLSSKWIQLGLALGFAKSLRTSKGKTPQEKLNSLRKACRQSGWLGFGAKVGSKVCRELRQLDEK; via the coding sequence ATGCCTGAACGCGTTGCCATCGTCATTCCCTGCTACAACCACGCCCGCTATGTGGGCGAGGCTCTGGAGTCCGTCCTGGCGCAGACACGGAAGCCGGATCGCATTCTTGTGATTGATGATGGTTCGAAGGACAACTCCGTTGAAGTGCTGCGCTCCTTCGAGAAGCGTGGTGTGGAAGTGGGCGCTCGGGAGAATCGCGGCGCCCATAACACCATCAACGAGCTGGTGGCGAAGGCCGCGACGGATTGTGATTTCATCGGCATCCTCAACTCGGATGATCGCTACCTTCCGGATCGCGTGGCGAAGTGCCTGCTAAGCGCACAGGAGCATCCAGGCAAGGCAGTGTTCTCCACGAAGTTGCGTGTGATCGATGGTGACGGCGCCCTGATGCCAGAGGATGCGCCGCGCTCACGGTGGTTCCATGGTGCCTGGACACTTGGCGCGCAGGAGGGCGTCGACATTTCCGAATGGCTGGGTCAGGCGAACTTCATTGCGACCACGACCAATGTCTTCGCGCGCGCGTCCTACCTGCATGCAAATCCCATGCGGGATTATCGCTTCATCCATGATTACTTTTTCCTCTCCACCGCTGCGCTGGAGAACCAGATCCAGATCGTGCCGGAAGTGCTGCTGGAGTATCGCGTGCATGGCAGCAACACGATTGCGACCAAGCCCGAGCCCCTCATCAAGGAGATGATCCGGCTGCAGTTGGACTTCTACAAGCATCACGCCGCCAGGTTGCAGAGCAATGCGCAGTTCCGTGAGCGCTTCTACCGCTACGTGCGCAGCACGTGGGATAGCATCAGCAGCCTGCATGCAGGGCTGGTGCAGGTCGCGCTGGCCCAGTTGGCCGCAAAGACAAATGATGCAGAACTGGAAGAGATCGCGGCCCTCCTGACGGGACCGGAAATGGAGGTCTTCCCAAACAAGGAACTGACCACCTCCTTGGGAGCTTCTTCCGCTTCAGGTGGCATTGCCGCAGGCGCAGGTGCGCTGGCCCAGCGCGTGACGGAACTGAAGCAGACCGTGACCCGGGAGAAGGCAGAGCGTGAAACGCTCGCTGCGCTCGCGAGGCTGAGACAATCATTGCTCTCCAGCAAATGGATCCAACTCGGGCTTGCTCTAGGATTCGCAAAATCGCTGCGGACCAGCAAGGGCAAGACGCCTCAGGAAAAACTGAACTCACTGCGAAAGGCATGCCGTCAGAGTGGCTGGCTTGGCTTCGGTGCGAAGGTGGGTTCGAAGGTGTGCCGCGAATTGCGACAGCTGGATGAGAAATAG
- a CDS encoding TM2 domain-containing protein produces MKGTLQDFSVAENRGWIAADDGNRYSFQGPEWKGSGLPMAGNRVNFELFGDAAISVVPELAPALASPQQVGVPTATGNKVDKTTVGICGILLGSLGIHKFLLGFQTEGIIMLAISLGAGAITCGGASVVMGIIGIIEGIIYLTMTQEEFDRVYVQGKKKWF; encoded by the coding sequence ATGAAAGGCACCTTGCAGGACTTTTCCGTGGCAGAAAATCGTGGATGGATTGCAGCGGACGATGGCAATCGTTACTCATTCCAGGGACCGGAGTGGAAGGGCAGTGGACTTCCCATGGCGGGCAATCGCGTGAACTTCGAGCTTTTTGGCGATGCTGCGATCTCGGTGGTGCCTGAACTGGCACCGGCGTTGGCATCACCACAGCAAGTCGGAGTGCCCACAGCCACGGGCAACAAAGTGGACAAGACCACCGTGGGCATCTGTGGCATCCTGCTCGGCTCCTTGGGTATTCACAAGTTCCTGCTCGGCTTCCAGACGGAGGGCATCATCATGCTCGCCATCAGCCTCGGCGCCGGCGCAATCACTTGCGGCGGCGCCAGCGTGGTCATGGGTATCATCGGGATCATCGAAGGCATCATCTACCTCACGATGACCCAGGAGGAGTTCGACCGCGTCTACGTCCAGGGAAAGAAGAAGTGGTTCTAG
- a CDS encoding RluA family pseudouridine synthase, which produces MPQPLAAAYHFTVLEETDDWLVVNKPAPLQIHPSKPADAGLTLWDGLRELLRYELVNGGQVSIINRLDRETSGVVLVAKTSRAAREMGKAMMRRQMHKTYLAIVHGWPEWEQVEVDEPILRQGEVMESRVWVKQRVHPQGAPCRTGFQVMRRFEKRLADRGVERFALVQAEPHTGRMHQIRVHLQFTGHPIVGDKLYGVDEGCYLEFMETNWTPSLESRLLLPRQALHSQVLSVRTPELEQTWTAPLTEDLERFMAEGR; this is translated from the coding sequence ATGCCTCAGCCGCTGGCCGCCGCCTACCATTTCACCGTTCTGGAGGAAACGGATGACTGGCTCGTGGTGAACAAGCCGGCACCGCTGCAGATCCACCCGAGCAAACCTGCGGACGCTGGCCTGACTTTGTGGGATGGACTGAGGGAGTTGCTGCGGTATGAGCTGGTGAATGGTGGGCAGGTATCCATCATCAATCGCCTTGATCGGGAGACCAGCGGCGTGGTGCTGGTGGCCAAGACGAGCCGCGCCGCACGGGAGATGGGCAAGGCGATGATGCGCCGCCAGATGCACAAGACGTACCTCGCGATTGTCCACGGCTGGCCGGAGTGGGAGCAGGTGGAAGTGGATGAGCCCATCCTACGCCAGGGTGAAGTGATGGAATCCCGTGTCTGGGTGAAACAGCGCGTGCATCCCCAGGGGGCACCCTGTCGCACGGGTTTTCAGGTGATGAGACGGTTCGAGAAACGATTGGCGGACCGGGGTGTGGAGAGATTTGCCCTCGTACAGGCAGAGCCCCACACCGGGCGCATGCACCAGATCCGTGTGCACCTTCAGTTTACAGGGCATCCCATTGTCGGGGACAAGCTCTACGGGGTGGACGAAGGCTGCTACCTCGAGTTCATGGAGACGAACTGGACGCCCTCACTGGAGAGCCGGCTGCTGCTCCCCCGGCAGGCACTGCATTCCCAGGTGTTGAGTGTCAGAACCCCCGAATTGGAACAGACGTGGACCGCCCCGCTGACGGAGGATTTGGAGCGCTTCATGGCGGAGGGACGCTGA
- a CDS encoding response regulator transcription factor, with translation MKLPLVLLADDDVLLHRVLAFKAIQQNWRLVSAFDGAECLRLALVERPSLIILDGMMPVLDGFATLRELRRNPETSAVPVLMLSARNRETDVVGALDEGANDYLTKPFSPAELLARVSRILAGGVAA, from the coding sequence GTGAAACTCCCCCTCGTATTACTTGCTGACGATGATGTGCTTCTGCACCGCGTTCTGGCTTTTAAGGCGATCCAGCAAAACTGGAGGCTCGTGTCGGCGTTTGATGGCGCAGAGTGTTTGCGCCTGGCGCTTGTGGAGCGACCCTCCCTGATCATCCTCGATGGAATGATGCCTGTGCTGGATGGCTTTGCGACCTTGCGTGAATTGCGCCGTAATCCAGAGACCTCCGCCGTCCCTGTTCTCATGCTCTCCGCCCGCAATCGCGAGACGGATGTGGTGGGTGCCCTGGACGAAGGAGCCAATGACTATCTGACCAAGCCCTTCAGCCCTGCGGAACTGTTGGCGAGGGTGAGCCGCATCCTGGCGGGAGGAGTCGCTGCATGA
- a CDS encoding tetratricopeptide repeat protein, translating to MTRQGLAVTSLASWLAVACCASAVAGVYENGLAAKQAGRVEEATSLLGKAVAAQPRNAEAWFNYGTVLGWQGKNDEALAAIRKGLAIAPKDYDLRVAEARVMAWKSDYAAADQRLDELDAEFPKNEEVLVMRGRVATWRGDPKEARRYYEEVLSVNPRQVDALTGLGDLEYDRSKFKQARELYARALEVDPSPDIQKRIDRIDNQTKWRADFGVTGSTFERGERDNWWSTFFAISTKIESWGIWARWEYGERFEVRDNLFEFGAAGPLVSGVQASVFGGFSPEGNYSANAYVEGALRWRLYKQLGAVGSGTLLTESRWADYEAAQVDTYRLGWEQAIKNGWTVSASWIRLHYDTGEDTDGWLAFIMWEPKERWMIRLGGGQSVESLTNQTIQQDQSLESWTVFLGMVMPVSENWHVRIDAEREDVKDSVVRYGMALSMGCLF from the coding sequence ATGACGCGGCAGGGGCTGGCAGTTACCTCGCTGGCATCATGGCTGGCCGTGGCCTGCTGCGCGTCGGCCGTGGCCGGAGTGTATGAAAATGGTCTGGCGGCGAAGCAGGCCGGCAGGGTTGAAGAAGCCACTTCGCTTCTGGGGAAAGCCGTTGCCGCCCAGCCGCGCAACGCGGAGGCGTGGTTCAACTATGGCACCGTGCTTGGCTGGCAGGGGAAAAATGACGAAGCATTGGCGGCCATTCGCAAGGGTCTGGCAATCGCGCCGAAGGACTATGACCTTCGCGTGGCAGAGGCCCGTGTGATGGCATGGAAGTCAGACTATGCCGCTGCGGATCAGCGCCTCGACGAACTGGATGCTGAGTTCCCCAAGAATGAAGAAGTGCTGGTCATGCGTGGCCGCGTCGCGACCTGGCGTGGCGATCCCAAGGAAGCCCGCCGTTACTATGAAGAGGTGCTGTCCGTGAACCCGAGGCAGGTGGACGCGCTCACCGGCCTGGGCGATCTGGAGTATGATCGTTCCAAGTTCAAGCAGGCACGTGAACTCTACGCGCGTGCTCTGGAGGTGGATCCTTCGCCCGATATTCAGAAGCGCATTGATCGCATCGACAACCAGACAAAGTGGCGTGCGGATTTCGGAGTGACAGGCAGCACGTTCGAGCGTGGCGAGCGCGATAACTGGTGGAGCACGTTCTTTGCGATCTCCACCAAGATTGAGTCCTGGGGCATCTGGGCGCGCTGGGAATACGGCGAGCGCTTCGAGGTGCGGGACAATCTTTTCGAGTTTGGCGCCGCGGGGCCTCTGGTGTCCGGTGTGCAGGCTTCCGTCTTCGGCGGGTTCTCACCTGAAGGAAACTACAGCGCGAACGCCTATGTCGAAGGCGCACTGCGCTGGCGTCTCTACAAGCAGTTGGGTGCGGTTGGCAGCGGCACACTCCTGACGGAGTCACGTTGGGCCGACTATGAAGCGGCGCAGGTGGATACCTATCGCCTGGGCTGGGAGCAGGCGATCAAGAATGGATGGACCGTGAGCGCCTCATGGATCCGCCTGCACTATGACACGGGCGAAGACACGGATGGATGGCTCGCCTTCATCATGTGGGAACCGAAGGAACGCTGGATGATTCGCCTTGGCGGCGGGCAGTCGGTGGAGTCTCTTACCAATCAAACCATCCAGCAGGATCAGAGCCTGGAATCCTGGACGGTCTTTCTGGGCATGGTCATGCCGGTGTCTGAGAACTGGCACGTGCGCATCGATGCCGAGCGCGAAGACGTGAAGGACTCCGTCGTGCGCTATGGCATGGCGCTCAGCATGGGCTGTCTCTTTTGA
- a CDS encoding HEAT repeat domain-containing protein has translation MMQHLMEPALLILIVISLALAAAAVLLWLGLLLYRVMDNRQRRKREQTADRWLSLLLPALEGGQSLNALPRLRGRLETEAVLGLLRDLAERFRGQYRDNLHAVLKHIGAEEYGFRLLKKSSENFRMRGCALLAWMAPSARVDEKLAVLLRDPRPGVRLEAAHALAARSTPGISLQTIMTSLRGTEAMRSDRTRDIIRLMAPGQSPALGWLLQSAVDAREKALLLDGLAVAGDFMYATQAATYLSDASAKVRAAAVDALERLADPLHIDAVGVLARDPDPRVRLSVAHYARTMHGDNTATTVLEFLAMDRHFEVRRTAVHALAVWRGRSWDHLTALARQDPLLESIMREATQSNPPMTAATLVPA, from the coding sequence ATGATGCAACACTTGATGGAACCAGCACTGCTTATCCTCATCGTCATTTCCCTGGCGCTGGCCGCCGCGGCAGTGCTGCTGTGGCTGGGCCTGCTGCTCTATCGCGTGATGGACAATCGCCAGCGCCGCAAGCGGGAACAGACTGCGGATCGCTGGCTCTCCCTGCTGCTGCCGGCACTGGAGGGCGGGCAAAGTCTCAACGCTCTGCCACGTTTGCGTGGACGTCTGGAGACAGAGGCTGTGCTGGGCCTGCTGCGCGATCTGGCGGAGCGCTTCCGTGGCCAGTATCGCGACAACCTTCATGCCGTGCTCAAGCACATCGGCGCGGAAGAGTATGGATTCCGCCTGCTCAAGAAATCCTCGGAAAACTTCCGCATGCGGGGTTGTGCACTGCTGGCATGGATGGCCCCAAGCGCACGGGTGGATGAGAAGCTGGCGGTGCTCTTGCGTGATCCACGTCCCGGTGTGCGGCTGGAGGCGGCGCATGCCCTGGCTGCGCGGAGCACACCGGGCATCTCCCTGCAGACCATCATGACGTCCCTGCGCGGTACTGAGGCCATGCGTTCGGATCGTACGCGGGACATCATTCGCCTCATGGCGCCGGGTCAGAGCCCCGCGCTGGGCTGGCTGCTTCAGAGTGCGGTGGATGCCCGGGAAAAGGCCTTGCTGCTGGACGGCCTCGCGGTGGCTGGTGACTTCATGTATGCCACGCAGGCGGCGACTTATCTTTCAGACGCCTCCGCAAAGGTGCGTGCCGCTGCGGTGGATGCCCTCGAGCGACTTGCGGATCCCCTGCACATCGATGCGGTGGGCGTGCTGGCGAGGGATCCAGACCCCCGCGTGCGCCTGTCTGTGGCGCATTACGCGCGGACCATGCATGGCGACAATACCGCGACCACGGTGCTGGAGTTTCTTGCAATGGATCGGCATTTCGAAGTGCGCCGTACCGCGGTGCACGCCCTCGCTGTGTGGCGTGGTCGCTCGTGGGATCATCTCACGGCGCTCGCACGTCAGGATCCGCTGCTGGAATCCATCATGCGCGAGGCCACGCAATCCAACCCGCCGATGACCGCGGCAACCCTGGTGCCTGCCTGA
- a CDS encoding glycosyltransferase family 2 protein, giving the protein MNAEWLDDVWFHRAVWITATVILCLQLAQNIVYLVQLAKALPEFLRARSRASRLREWWLLTSEATPPMTLLVPAYNEEATIVESLRSTLTLRYPEYEIIVVNDGSKDKTLDRLIEAFALQPVHRALAGRTAYQPVRGIYACAALPNLLVVDKQNGGKADALNAAIDLATHPYVCAVDADSLLDSDALLRAVRPFVDAPDTTLAVGGTIRVVNGCQVRAGQVLEVRPPKHWLELFQAVEYLRAFLLARMAWTRNQSVTIISGAFGIFRRDVLLELGGYAHGTVGEDMELVVRLHRWAGDTDSPAEVWHVPDPVCWTEVPDSIKVLSRQRTRWQRGLCETLWKHRGMLGRKRYGSAGMYALPSFLLFDVVSPLLELLGLVMVPLCALAGILSVEFFIAYCAVVFGFGLCLSLGAMILAEFSLQHHRRVRDLLWMGVGAIMENFGYRQLNSWWRVQGIWQFLRKKQGWGAMTRKGFTKAA; this is encoded by the coding sequence ATGAATGCGGAATGGCTGGATGATGTCTGGTTTCACCGCGCCGTATGGATCACGGCGACGGTGATCCTGTGTCTCCAGCTCGCGCAGAACATCGTGTATCTTGTGCAGTTGGCGAAGGCTTTGCCGGAATTCCTCCGCGCCCGAAGCCGTGCCTCGCGCCTGCGCGAATGGTGGCTGCTCACTTCAGAGGCCACGCCGCCGATGACGCTGCTGGTGCCCGCGTACAATGAGGAGGCCACCATCGTGGAAAGCCTGCGCTCCACGCTCACGCTGCGGTATCCGGAGTATGAGATCATCGTGGTGAACGATGGATCCAAGGACAAGACGCTCGACCGTCTGATCGAAGCATTTGCCTTGCAGCCGGTGCATCGCGCACTGGCAGGCCGTACCGCGTATCAGCCGGTGCGTGGCATCTATGCCTGCGCCGCGCTGCCCAACCTGCTCGTGGTCGACAAACAAAACGGCGGCAAGGCCGATGCGCTCAATGCAGCTATCGATCTCGCCACCCATCCGTACGTGTGTGCCGTGGATGCCGATTCACTCCTGGACTCGGATGCGCTGCTGCGCGCGGTGCGGCCCTTCGTCGATGCGCCGGACACCACGCTGGCCGTTGGCGGCACCATCCGTGTGGTGAATGGCTGCCAGGTGCGCGCAGGCCAGGTGCTGGAAGTGCGGCCGCCGAAACACTGGCTCGAGCTCTTCCAGGCCGTGGAGTATCTTCGAGCCTTTCTGCTCGCGCGCATGGCATGGACGCGCAACCAATCCGTGACGATCATCTCCGGAGCGTTTGGCATTTTCCGCCGTGATGTCCTCCTGGAACTCGGCGGCTATGCCCATGGCACGGTCGGTGAAGACATGGAGCTCGTGGTCCGCCTGCATCGGTGGGCAGGCGATACAGACTCACCAGCCGAAGTATGGCATGTGCCGGATCCCGTGTGCTGGACGGAAGTGCCCGACTCGATCAAGGTCCTTTCCCGTCAACGCACGCGCTGGCAGCGCGGTCTTTGTGAGACACTCTGGAAGCATCGAGGCATGCTGGGGCGGAAACGCTACGGCTCAGCGGGCATGTATGCGCTGCCGTCCTTCCTGTTGTTTGATGTTGTCAGTCCTCTGCTCGAACTCCTGGGACTGGTGATGGTGCCGCTTTGTGCTTTGGCGGGCATCCTCAGTGTGGAGTTCTTCATCGCTTACTGCGCCGTGGTGTTTGGATTCGGGTTGTGTCTCAGTCTTGGTGCGATGATCCTGGCAGAGTTCTCGTTGCAGCATCATCGCAGGGTGCGGGATCTCCTTTGGATGGGTGTGGGCGCCATCATGGAAAACTTCGGTTACCGCCAGCTCAACAGTTGGTGGCGGGTGCAGGGCATCTGGCAGTTCCTCCGCAAGAAGCAGGGTTGGGGCGCAATGACGCGGAAGGGATTCACGAAGGCGGCGTAG
- a CDS encoding Hpt domain-containing protein, with protein MSTADHATIDDELFESCLTGEPELDLELVQLAMTQSEEALAGLKHALRTGSDSDWRQISHRARGSAGTMGFTKAAFLWNVAEFEATTTEARAAAVASLRQAVEEVRAELRMRGYEIPNAPISAG; from the coding sequence ATGTCCACTGCTGACCACGCCACTATCGATGATGAATTGTTTGAGTCGTGCCTGACCGGCGAGCCGGAACTTGATCTGGAGCTTGTCCAGCTGGCCATGACCCAGAGTGAAGAGGCGCTTGCCGGATTGAAGCATGCTCTGCGTACGGGAAGCGATTCCGACTGGCGCCAGATTTCGCACCGTGCGCGCGGCTCCGCCGGCACCATGGGCTTCACGAAAGCCGCGTTCCTCTGGAATGTGGCCGAATTTGAAGCCACCACGACCGAGGCCCGCGCCGCCGCGGTGGCCTCACTCCGCCAGGCTGTCGAAGAAGTGCGTGCGGAGTTGCGCATGCGCGGTTACGAGATTCCAAATGCGCCAATTTCCGCCGGCTGA